The following coding sequences are from one Methanomassiliicoccales archaeon window:
- a CDS encoding GTP-binding protein: MKIAQVAGFLGSGKTTFLIELAKILVDRGHKIAIIVNDVGEINVDAKFIEMYGLKAKEISGGCICCQIAGNFANTIAILYNTFKPDIVIVEPSGVAIPWGLKRAAEYSEEEMDDVIVHAPVITLVDSLRIEELMHAVRRLVETQIREADVIFINKVDSATKEKIDLSVQLAKAINPNAEIMFGSGRNNQGVKEVATLIETRTSPRYDESCEKELLKKNYGGGA; encoded by the coding sequence ATGAAGATCGCTCAGGTTGCAGGTTTTCTTGGAAGTGGAAAGACCACGTTCCTCATTGAATTGGCCAAGATCCTGGTGGACCGTGGCCATAAAATCGCCATCATTGTCAATGACGTGGGAGAGATAAACGTCGATGCTAAGTTCATCGAGATGTACGGACTGAAGGCCAAGGAGATCTCCGGCGGATGCATATGCTGTCAGATAGCTGGTAACTTCGCCAACACCATCGCGATCCTCTACAACACGTTCAAACCGGACATCGTCATCGTCGAGCCGTCGGGAGTGGCCATACCCTGGGGGCTTAAACGGGCGGCCGAGTACTCCGAGGAGGAGATGGACGACGTCATCGTCCACGCCCCGGTCATCACCCTGGTCGACTCGCTGAGGATCGAGGAGCTCATGCATGCGGTGCGCCGCCTGGTCGAGACCCAGATCCGTGAGGCCGACGTGATCTTCATCAATAAAGTGGACAGTGCCACCAAGGAAAAGATCGACCTATCGGTGCAGTTAGCCAAAGCCATCAACCCCAACGCTGAGATCATGTTCGGATCCGGTCGCAACAACCAGGGTGTCAAGGAAGTGGCCACTTTGATAGAGACCAGGACCTCCCCCCGTTATGATGAATCGTGTGAGAAGGAATTGCTGAAGAAGAATTATGGAGGGGGCGCCTGA
- a CDS encoding uroporphyrinogen decarboxylase family protein, which produces MADTMNHQERCVAALTNQPVDRLPVYPIACGVCRRTVGDGKMLYRDWCSDPKKFAQGFITGQKYFDFDFTIGLMDLSVMAGDLGSGVRMDEQNTPFVDDPVIKGPEDYEKLVVPDVTKGRSSVLIEGTKLFVDALKNETITAGFLEGPLLVLTQAASAEKVFMDMYNNPSAVHKALATITEYDKLMIQGMAKAKPAGLVWDYLWGSYSCLGDKEYDEFEGQQKYAGSLNEMTAKEGMAFCVHNCADLPHLDTQINKMKPAIYSMAYYPLIPGSPSPKETIEKGYADNCLVAGQIDPQGFVRWSQEKMQKTTMNLVQEVKTALCARGLKSRYCVASGCEVPPSVTTRLENIKEVVDTVKQYGQVTSN; this is translated from the coding sequence ATGGCTGACACAATGAATCATCAGGAACGGTGCGTGGCGGCGCTGACCAACCAACCGGTGGACAGGCTGCCTGTGTATCCCATCGCCTGCGGTGTCTGCCGCAGGACGGTCGGGGACGGAAAGATGCTATACAGGGACTGGTGCTCGGACCCCAAGAAGTTCGCTCAGGGATTCATCACCGGGCAGAAGTACTTCGACTTCGATTTCACCATAGGTCTGATGGACCTGTCGGTGATGGCCGGAGACCTTGGATCGGGCGTGAGGATGGACGAGCAGAACACACCGTTCGTGGACGACCCGGTGATCAAGGGACCCGAGGACTACGAGAAACTTGTTGTCCCCGACGTCACCAAGGGAAGGTCCAGCGTTCTGATCGAAGGCACCAAGCTCTTCGTCGACGCGTTGAAGAACGAGACCATAACCGCAGGTTTCTTGGAAGGACCATTACTGGTCCTGACCCAGGCGGCGAGCGCGGAGAAGGTCTTCATGGACATGTACAACAACCCGAGCGCTGTCCACAAGGCCCTGGCCACCATCACCGAGTACGACAAGCTGATGATCCAGGGAATGGCAAAGGCCAAACCAGCTGGACTGGTGTGGGATTATCTCTGGGGCAGCTACTCTTGCCTGGGTGACAAGGAATATGATGAGTTCGAGGGCCAGCAAAAGTACGCGGGCTCGCTCAATGAGATGACCGCCAAGGAGGGAATGGCCTTCTGCGTCCACAATTGCGCAGACCTGCCCCATCTGGACACTCAGATCAATAAGATGAAGCCGGCCATCTATTCCATGGCATACTACCCGCTGATACCCGGTTCTCCGTCACCGAAGGAGACCATCGAGAAGGGTTACGCTGACAACTGCCTAGTGGCCGGTCAGATCGACCCCCAAGGTTTCGTCAGGTGGAGCCAAGAGAAGATGCAGAAGACCACCATGAACCTGGTGCAGGAGGTCAAGACCGCCCTGTGCGCCCGTGGCCTGAAATCCAGGTACTGCGTCGCCTCCGGATGCGAGGTACCGCCGTCTGTCACCACCCGCCTTGAGAACATCAAGGAGGTCGTGGACACCGTCAAACAGTATGGTCAGGTAACCAGCAACTGA
- a CDS encoding cobalamin-dependent protein (Presence of a B(12) (cobalamin)-binding domain implies dependence on cobalamin itself, in one of its several forms, or in some unusual lineages, dependence on a cobalamin-like analog.), with protein MQGQEILAALENAVITGNKADSIKFAKEALDSGVKALDAIDNGLVKGMTIVGDKYAKHEFFLPQVLLAAASLYGGLDILLPHIPKDGTAKRVVGVIGVVEGDVHDIGKNIVKTMLTAAGLDMHDYGRDVPIENFVNSVKKDGASILAMSTLMTPTMDGMKSVVDGLIESGDRMNVKIIIGGAPTSQPFADDIGADMHAINAQEAVKKVKGAM; from the coding sequence ATGCAAGGACAGGAAATTCTGGCAGCATTGGAGAACGCGGTTATCACTGGTAACAAGGCTGATTCGATAAAATTCGCCAAGGAGGCATTGGACAGCGGAGTTAAGGCCTTGGACGCCATAGATAATGGATTGGTCAAGGGGATGACCATAGTTGGTGACAAGTACGCCAAGCACGAATTCTTCCTACCCCAAGTACTACTGGCTGCGGCGTCATTGTACGGCGGATTGGACATTTTGCTACCCCATATTCCAAAGGATGGAACCGCCAAAAGGGTGGTTGGAGTCATTGGGGTCGTCGAGGGTGACGTGCACGACATCGGTAAGAACATCGTGAAGACCATGTTGACCGCGGCCGGGCTAGACATGCATGATTACGGCAGGGATGTGCCGATCGAGAACTTCGTCAACTCGGTAAAGAAGGATGGAGCTAGCATACTGGCTATGAGCACCTTGATGACCCCGACCATGGACGGCATGAAGTCGGTCGTCGACGGATTGATCGAGAGCGGGGACCGCATGAACGTAAAGATCATCATTGGTGGCGCACCCACTTCCCAACCGTTCGCCGACGATATCGGTGCAGACATGCATGCCATCAATGCTCAGGAAGCTGTAAAGAAGGTCAAAGGGGCGATGTAA
- a CDS encoding rhodanese-like domain-containing protein: MEKVETGEYLLLDVRDPDEFNAERIDGAKNVPVVDIRNKLDQLDRDTPLLIYCKIGKRSDRPMTSLLEWVFMISLSWKGASSP; this comes from the coding sequence TTGGAAAAGGTCGAGACCGGGGAATATTTGCTATTGGACGTACGCGATCCTGATGAATTTAATGCCGAGAGGATCGATGGGGCCAAGAACGTGCCAGTGGTCGACATCCGAAACAAGCTCGATCAGCTGGACCGCGATACTCCTCTGCTCATATACTGCAAGATCGGCAAGCGGAGCGATCGGCCTATGACCAGCTTATTAGAATGGGTTTTCATGATATCGTTGTCCTGGAAGGGGGCATCGAGTCCTTGA
- a CDS encoding FAD-binding oxidoreductase — MTIEQGLVKGIESIVGKENCSTRAADLYTYGFDSSIHHHNPDIVVRPKSTSEVSELIKIAAREGIPVVPRGGGTGLCGAAVPIMGGMVMDLTRMNEIKKVRVNDLYCVAQAGVVYDRLNEALAPYKFFFPPTPGSGEACTIGGMVATNASGMRAVKYGATRDYVLGLEVVLADGSVIHVGTNTIKNSSGYQLERLFVGSEGTLGVITEVTLRVAPKPKKAAMVLAAFDRLEDAGTCVSNLISLPLIPSATELMDDICIRAVNKAVKAGLPDVQAICMIEVDGEPETVAKELKIVEEVARSSGAITVHTSDDKKQMAQWTSARKSVMSALSRLGDELVSVSLADDMAVPISRIPEAVVAFHRIAEENQVIVGTYGHAADGNLHTKMLLNPCSEDDWIRGEKAVGQIFDTVIALGGTVTGEHGVGMSKAPYMMKERPDAWGTMLLLKKAMDPQNILNPGKIMQWEGGIIRDLRYPCRDLCDLNR, encoded by the coding sequence ATGACGATTGAGCAGGGGCTGGTCAAGGGGATCGAATCCATCGTTGGGAAGGAGAACTGCTCGACGAGGGCGGCGGACCTCTATACCTACGGTTTTGATTCTTCCATCCACCACCACAACCCGGACATCGTGGTGCGTCCTAAGAGCACGTCCGAGGTCTCGGAACTGATCAAGATCGCCGCAAGGGAGGGTATTCCAGTGGTCCCCCGTGGAGGAGGGACCGGCCTTTGCGGAGCGGCGGTGCCCATCATGGGTGGCATGGTCATGGACCTCACCCGCATGAACGAGATCAAGAAGGTACGGGTGAACGATCTCTATTGCGTGGCGCAGGCCGGCGTGGTCTACGATAGATTGAACGAGGCGCTGGCACCATACAAGTTCTTCTTCCCCCCGACCCCAGGCAGCGGGGAGGCCTGCACCATCGGCGGCATGGTGGCCACGAACGCTTCGGGCATGAGGGCGGTGAAGTACGGGGCGACCAGGGATTACGTTCTCGGCTTGGAGGTCGTCCTTGCCGACGGTTCGGTCATACACGTGGGTACCAACACCATCAAGAACTCCTCCGGTTACCAATTGGAGAGGCTGTTCGTCGGAAGTGAAGGCACTCTGGGGGTGATCACCGAGGTCACTCTGAGAGTGGCCCCGAAACCGAAGAAGGCGGCCATGGTGCTGGCGGCCTTCGATCGTTTGGAGGACGCCGGAACCTGTGTCTCCAACCTCATATCCCTGCCATTGATACCTTCGGCCACCGAGCTGATGGACGATATCTGCATAAGGGCGGTCAATAAGGCAGTGAAGGCCGGACTCCCAGACGTCCAGGCGATCTGCATGATCGAAGTGGATGGAGAGCCGGAGACGGTTGCCAAGGAGCTCAAGATCGTGGAGGAAGTGGCCCGCAGTAGCGGCGCCATCACGGTGCACACATCGGACGATAAAAAACAGATGGCCCAATGGACCAGCGCCCGCAAGTCGGTCATGTCCGCGCTGAGCCGCTTGGGCGATGAATTGGTATCCGTTTCCTTGGCCGATGACATGGCCGTGCCCATCTCCCGCATACCGGAGGCGGTCGTGGCCTTTCACCGCATCGCCGAGGAGAACCAGGTCATCGTGGGGACGTATGGGCATGCCGCCGATGGCAACCTGCACACCAAGATGCTCTTGAACCCCTGTTCCGAGGACGATTGGATCAGGGGCGAGAAGGCCGTCGGGCAGATATTCGACACGGTGATCGCCCTGGGCGGAACGGTCACTGGTGAGCACGGCGTGGGAATGTCCAAGGCCCCCTATATGATGAAGGAGAGGCCGGACGCCTGGGGGACCATGCTGCTACTGAAGAAGGCCATGGACCCTCAGAACATCCTCAATCCAGGGAAGATTATGCAGTGGGAGGGTGGGATCATCCGTGATCTCCGTTATCCTTGCCGGGACCTGTGCGACCTCAACCGATGA
- a CDS encoding phosphoadenosine phosphosulfate reductase family protein produces MKRYQHGKVRFKWCDSCGTLILDELCGICGRPGRDFEVSAPGDIRPCFGKGVDTVAALFIKHFGTSGMLRTRNVFLNKIAGEDRADEIVLDGRVIAVMRFELIKNDFSLELKAEGAALLAKAARKGLVRAHRPPGHLKGKKLNGADIIDKLGEFQAGDPVVVVMGNTVAAGEARVNSDMIKEGEKVIHLKGVGKGDIPFPLIPASWEDFVRANQNHFKALESSAVSDLRSFANNSKLPLTLSFSGGKDSLACYGLAKKALGRFDMIFVDTGLEFPETVDYVRNFAHERGERLKVAKAGKAFWEQVGAFGPPAKDFRWCCKVCKLGPLTSLIENNYSQGTVTVEGNRAIESFARADIGFVERNPFVPNQVVLNPIRYWLAAEVWGYIWMEDLEYNPLYENDFERIGCYLCASCLGSEWKTTGELHPDLHSEWEKSLNQWGKQVGVSEDFVRYGFWRWKSLPPKMRLVAEELQMKVPQMRSDIMELKVSKGASPCVAGGFSMEGVLTIPHKKDFSQVVEVLKTIGKVKYSPEFEVAMVKTKDATLKIFGGGHISAIGPTKEEARYLFRAGVEAFLRGQLCTSCRICERNCKFGAITADGQLKVDEYKCRQCGKCSDGCVVAHYYDKLVLAGAGRSAYAGVK; encoded by the coding sequence ATGAAACGGTACCAGCACGGAAAAGTACGGTTCAAATGGTGCGACTCTTGCGGCACACTGATATTGGACGAGCTATGTGGCATATGCGGCCGTCCAGGGCGTGACTTCGAGGTCTCGGCCCCAGGGGACATCCGTCCCTGTTTCGGAAAAGGGGTAGACACAGTGGCCGCCCTGTTCATCAAGCACTTCGGGACCTCCGGGATGCTGCGTACCAGGAACGTCTTCCTCAACAAGATAGCTGGTGAGGACCGCGCGGACGAGATCGTGTTGGACGGCCGGGTCATAGCCGTCATGCGTTTCGAGCTGATCAAGAACGACTTCTCCCTGGAACTGAAGGCCGAGGGCGCGGCTCTGCTGGCCAAAGCAGCGCGTAAGGGCCTGGTCAGAGCTCATCGGCCACCGGGACATCTGAAGGGAAAGAAGCTGAACGGTGCGGACATCATCGATAAGCTCGGGGAATTCCAGGCGGGCGACCCGGTCGTGGTGGTCATGGGCAACACCGTGGCCGCCGGGGAGGCCCGGGTCAATTCCGATATGATCAAGGAGGGGGAGAAGGTCATCCACCTGAAGGGTGTGGGCAAAGGGGATATACCGTTCCCATTGATCCCCGCCTCCTGGGAAGATTTCGTCAGGGCCAACCAAAATCACTTCAAGGCTTTGGAATCAAGTGCCGTGAGCGACCTTCGTTCTTTCGCCAACAACAGCAAATTACCTCTTACTCTTTCATTCTCCGGGGGGAAGGACTCATTGGCATGCTATGGCCTGGCCAAAAAGGCGCTGGGCCGGTTCGACATGATCTTCGTGGACACTGGACTGGAGTTCCCGGAGACCGTCGATTATGTGCGCAACTTCGCCCACGAACGCGGTGAACGCTTGAAAGTGGCCAAGGCCGGAAAGGCCTTCTGGGAGCAGGTTGGCGCCTTCGGCCCTCCGGCCAAGGACTTCCGTTGGTGCTGCAAGGTTTGCAAGCTTGGCCCACTGACCTCCCTGATCGAGAATAACTACAGTCAGGGAACGGTAACGGTGGAGGGCAATCGTGCCATAGAATCCTTTGCCAGGGCGGACATTGGTTTCGTCGAGCGCAACCCCTTCGTGCCTAACCAAGTGGTACTGAACCCCATCCGGTATTGGCTGGCGGCGGAAGTATGGGGTTACATCTGGATGGAGGACCTTGAGTATAATCCTCTTTACGAGAACGATTTCGAACGTATCGGCTGCTACCTTTGCGCATCCTGCCTTGGCAGCGAGTGGAAGACCACTGGAGAGCTACATCCCGACCTTCATTCGGAATGGGAGAAGTCCCTCAACCAGTGGGGCAAACAGGTAGGCGTTTCGGAGGATTTCGTGCGCTACGGCTTCTGGCGCTGGAAATCACTGCCGCCGAAGATGAGGTTGGTCGCCGAGGAACTGCAGATGAAGGTGCCGCAGATGAGGAGCGATATCATGGAACTTAAGGTATCCAAGGGGGCCAGTCCCTGCGTGGCCGGGGGCTTCTCCATGGAAGGGGTTCTGACCATCCCGCACAAAAAAGACTTCTCCCAGGTGGTGGAGGTCCTAAAGACCATTGGTAAGGTGAAGTACTCTCCGGAGTTCGAGGTTGCCATGGTCAAGACCAAGGATGCCACCCTGAAGATATTCGGCGGAGGGCATATTTCGGCCATAGGTCCCACCAAAGAGGAGGCCAGATATCTATTCCGCGCCGGGGTGGAGGCGTTCCTTCGAGGACAACTGTGCACTTCATGCCGCATATGCGAGCGCAATTGTAAGTTCGGAGCGATCACCGCCGACGGTCAGTTGAAGGTGGACGAATACAAATGCCGCCAGTGTGGAAAATGTTCCGATGGCTGCGTGGTAGCACATTACTACGACAAGCTGGTACTGGCCGGGGCTGGTCGGTCGGCATACGCAGGCGTTAAATAA
- a CDS encoding transglutaminase domain-containing protein, translating into MELRRTMILDANGGHITQYRFDLPRPTSISDNGTYTQQVTSLNISPQYDELWDNGTYHTMVWEGDDLYGQINIVVTQSVRQTLQKWDLDEGTVLDKEEIPQDLQDRYLHEEWQIIYNDPIISQLSHQIVGDETNVYVIARSIYDWMVENVEYPNQIISGEPKSSLQTNEDRRGDCDDQSILFCALARSAGVPAWLQLGALYDRSTGEMGGHGWVQMFMPTEDGGVNVTIDIVNKDFLVWMPNLFCEFTDNGEPDGLRDYYHLISVFYDPSTYGPDEMPEFTESWEVLSYQESDEKVTLSVEIMAKVEI; encoded by the coding sequence ATGGAATTACGCCGTACCATGATTTTGGACGCCAATGGCGGACATATCACCCAATACCGTTTCGATCTGCCTCGTCCGACGAGTATCAGCGATAACGGCACCTATACGCAGCAGGTGACATCGCTCAATATATCACCCCAATACGACGAGCTATGGGACAACGGCACTTATCATACCATGGTCTGGGAGGGGGATGACCTCTATGGTCAGATCAACATCGTGGTGACCCAATCAGTGAGACAGACGCTGCAGAAATGGGACCTTGATGAGGGCACCGTCCTGGACAAGGAAGAAATACCACAGGACCTGCAGGACCGATACCTGCACGAGGAATGGCAGATAATTTACAATGATCCGATCATCAGCCAGCTTAGCCATCAGATAGTTGGGGACGAGACCAACGTGTACGTCATCGCCCGCTCCATCTATGACTGGATGGTGGAGAACGTGGAATACCCCAACCAGATCATATCCGGGGAGCCGAAGTCATCGTTGCAGACGAACGAGGACAGGAGAGGTGACTGCGATGACCAATCGATATTGTTCTGCGCCCTGGCAAGGTCGGCCGGAGTGCCGGCATGGTTGCAGCTTGGCGCCCTATACGATCGTTCCACAGGCGAGATGGGCGGACACGGCTGGGTGCAAATGTTCATGCCCACGGAGGATGGCGGGGTCAACGTGACCATCGACATAGTCAACAAGGACTTCCTTGTCTGGATGCCGAACCTGTTCTGCGAGTTCACAGACAACGGTGAGCCGGATGGGCTACGGGATTACTATCATCTCATCAGCGTCTTCTATGATCCGAGCACCTACGGCCCAGACGAGATGCCGGAGTTCACAGAGAGCTGGGAAGTACTGAGCTACCAGGAGAGCGATGAAAAGGTAACGCTGTCCGTGGAGATAATGGCCAAGGTGGAGATCTAA
- a CDS encoding pyruvoyl-dependent arginine decarboxylase, producing MNLVPKKFFVTQGVAMSKVSDLNAFDQALMQAKIGEQNLVSVSSVLPIGAKKVAVRELPMGAITHCVLAQMRGGEGEMISAGIAYAFRKDGKGGYVAEGHMHGTKKALREVLEWKMSEMQALRGVELMKINYAIEELSIPMDHYGTCLGALVFVEF from the coding sequence ATGAACCTAGTCCCGAAAAAGTTTTTCGTCACCCAGGGAGTCGCCATGAGCAAGGTCTCCGACCTCAACGCCTTTGACCAGGCGCTAATGCAGGCCAAGATAGGAGAACAGAACCTTGTCTCAGTATCGTCCGTTCTCCCTATCGGGGCCAAGAAGGTCGCGGTCCGGGAGTTGCCCATGGGCGCCATCACCCACTGTGTGCTGGCACAGATGAGAGGCGGCGAGGGTGAGATGATCTCTGCCGGGATCGCCTACGCCTTCCGCAAGGACGGTAAGGGCGGCTATGTGGCCGAAGGGCACATGCACGGCACCAAGAAGGCGCTCAGGGAAGTGCTGGAGTGGAAGATGAGCGAGATGCAGGCCCTGCGTGGAGTAGAGCTGATGAAGATCAACTATGCCATCGAGGAGCTCTCCATTCCCATGGACCATTATGGAACTTGCTTGGGAGCATTGGTCTTCGTCGAGTTCTGA
- a CDS encoding DUF835 domain-containing protein: MGKDMRPFFVMPGSALKDLREELELINGADSARTMERYGFRAGVGLVRTLGLECTDIVEAKAIIEQVWTETGLSRLIIEMINETEIVITFNESVEADNGDHCDFTKGYISGIISSLMRRRYDAYEASCISDGATKCVHVLTPSPTYPTEKRDIIIREEDRQRKYLLEPGTSYLVESATLDSAYQMYKDQVAEGCIGMVLAREFPEKVQKVYGITEGALLWLSYERGRRYAREPTDIPMIYSEIKNFFEANSKAVVLLSGLEYLISQNTFLKVLKLLQLLNDNVSTTGSMLIVPVVSEALNPQDVKMLERELRVLEID; the protein is encoded by the coding sequence ATGGGAAAGGACATGCGGCCGTTCTTCGTCATGCCTGGTTCCGCCCTCAAGGACCTGAGAGAGGAACTGGAACTTATCAACGGGGCGGATTCCGCCCGGACCATGGAACGGTATGGATTCCGCGCTGGTGTCGGACTGGTTCGAACCCTGGGGTTGGAATGCACCGATATCGTGGAGGCCAAGGCCATCATAGAGCAGGTGTGGACCGAGACCGGGCTCAGCCGTCTAATCATAGAGATGATCAACGAGACAGAGATAGTCATCACATTCAATGAATCGGTGGAGGCGGACAACGGAGACCACTGCGATTTCACCAAGGGTTACATCTCCGGGATAATCTCCTCACTGATGCGCCGGCGTTATGACGCTTACGAAGCGTCCTGCATTTCTGACGGGGCGACCAAGTGCGTACATGTGCTCACGCCCTCACCCACCTATCCCACCGAGAAAAGGGATATCATCATTAGGGAAGAGGATAGACAACGCAAATATCTGCTGGAACCGGGGACCTCGTACCTGGTGGAGTCGGCCACTTTGGACTCGGCCTACCAGATGTACAAGGACCAGGTCGCAGAGGGATGCATCGGCATGGTGCTTGCCCGGGAATTCCCGGAAAAGGTGCAGAAGGTCTATGGGATCACCGAAGGGGCGTTGCTGTGGTTATCGTACGAGAGGGGAAGGCGTTACGCACGCGAGCCGACCGACATTCCCATGATCTATAGCGAGATCAAGAACTTCTTCGAAGCGAACAGCAAGGCTGTCGTTCTGCTATCCGGCCTTGAATATCTTATCAGCCAGAACACTTTTCTGAAAGTGCTAAAACTATTACAGCTGCTCAACGACAACGTTTCCACGACCGGTTCTATGCTCATCGTTCCGGTGGTCTCTGAGGCGCTGAACCCTCAGGACGTTAAGATGCTGGAGAGAGAATTGCGCGTTCTCGAGATCGATTGA
- a CDS encoding Rab family GTPase yields the protein MAKRQFVKKICLLGDGEVGKTSLIRRYVLDIFDDQYIQTFGAKVSKKVLDLEDVNLTLMIWDVLGQKTQKALHTTYYAGANGAFLVCDMTRPETLEHLRHWVDDLQEVAGDIPIIVVGNKCDLEMKIDPLDLQHFATEIRTPMLLTSALTGEGVQEAFQALGQKAMEG from the coding sequence ATGGCGAAACGCCAATTTGTAAAAAAGATCTGCCTTCTGGGAGACGGGGAGGTTGGCAAGACCAGTTTAATAAGACGGTACGTGCTGGATATCTTCGACGACCAATATATTCAGACGTTCGGGGCCAAGGTCAGCAAAAAGGTGCTAGACCTGGAGGACGTTAACCTCACCCTGATGATCTGGGACGTATTGGGGCAGAAGACCCAAAAGGCGTTGCATACCACCTATTATGCCGGAGCGAACGGTGCTTTCCTGGTCTGCGACATGACCAGACCGGAGACCTTGGAGCATCTGCGCCATTGGGTCGATGACCTGCAAGAGGTGGCCGGAGACATTCCTATCATCGTCGTCGGCAACAAGTGCGATCTGGAGATGAAGATCGACCCTCTTGACCTGCAGCACTTCGCCACTGAGATCAGGACCCCGATGTTATTGACCAGCGCCCTGACCGGGGAGGGCGTGCAAGAGGCGTTCCAGGCGCTTGGACAAAAGGCCATGGAGGGCTAA
- a CDS encoding PAC2 family protein, whose amino-acid sequence MDEGKMFIHEYGEVDLKDGMAIVGFPSVGLVSSIASNFIVRTMKLERRATIISKDFPPFTIIHDGVPSPPVRIYAGHRDCENKGEKCEKLVVITCEFMPRPDLIKELSDLILGWCKKKNIATILTLEGINIPDEGEIKVLGVGTTKLTRDMLETYKIKELKEGMVTGISGLLLSEGERYQMDVICLLGSARTDVPDARGAANLLDVVGDMLPEIKLDPEPLVKEAEQIESDMQKAMESVQQPKKPTEYSQIYS is encoded by the coding sequence ATGGACGAAGGTAAGATGTTCATCCACGAATACGGTGAGGTCGACCTGAAAGATGGGATGGCCATAGTAGGCTTCCCTAGCGTAGGGTTGGTCAGCTCGATCGCCTCGAACTTCATCGTGCGTACCATGAAGCTTGAGCGCCGGGCGACCATCATTTCCAAGGATTTCCCGCCCTTCACCATCATTCACGATGGAGTACCATCCCCCCCAGTACGCATCTATGCGGGACACCGGGATTGCGAGAACAAGGGCGAGAAGTGCGAGAAGCTGGTGGTCATTACATGCGAGTTCATGCCCCGGCCGGATCTAATTAAGGAGCTTTCGGACCTTATTCTAGGATGGTGCAAGAAAAAGAACATTGCGACCATCTTGACATTGGAAGGTATCAACATCCCCGATGAAGGGGAGATCAAGGTCCTGGGAGTGGGGACGACAAAGCTTACCAGAGATATGCTGGAGACCTACAAGATCAAGGAATTGAAAGAGGGGATGGTCACTGGCATTTCCGGACTTCTGCTCTCCGAGGGCGAGAGATATCAGATGGACGTCATCTGTCTCCTGGGTTCGGCCAGGACCGACGTGCCGGACGCCAGGGGGGCTGCCAACCTGCTCGATGTGGTCGGCGATATGCTGCCCGAGATCAAGTTGGACCCTGAACCATTGGTGAAAGAGGCGGAGCAGATCGAGAGCGACATGCAAAAGGCCATGGAATCTGTGCAGCAGCCCAAGAAGCCAACCGAGTATTCACAGATCTATAGTTGA